From one Salmo salar chromosome ssa09, Ssal_v3.1, whole genome shotgun sequence genomic stretch:
- the LOC106611693 gene encoding keratin-associated protein 5-4-like, translated as MWFSIGQCVSVWVCVVQCGSVWVRVGPCGSVWVSVGPCGSMWFSIGQCVSVWVRVVQCGSVWVRVGPCGSVWVSVGPCRSVWVRMGQCGSVWVRVGPCGSVWVSVGPCGSVWFSVVQCESVWFSVGPCGSVWVRVGLGQSGSVWVSVGPCGSVWVSVGQCGSVWVSMGQSGSVWVRVGQYGFVWVSLGQCGSVWVSMGQYGSVWVSVGPCGSVWVSMGQSGSVWVSVGPCGSVWVSVGQCGSVWVSMGQYGSVWVRVGQYGSVWVSMGQYGVPQSHLRDDVMADVTTS; from the coding sequence ATGTGGTTCAGTATTGGTCAGTGTGTGTCCGTGTGGGTCTGTGTGGTTCAGTGTGGGTCAGTGTGGGTCCGTGTGGGTCCGTGTGGTTCAGTGTGGGTCAGTGTGGGTCCGTGTGGGTCCATGTGGTTCAGTATTGGTCAGTGTGTGTCCGTGTGGGTCCGTGTGGTTCAGTGTGGGTCAGTGTGGGTCCGTGTGGGTCCGTGTGGTTCAGTGTGGGTCAGTGTGGGTCCGTGTAGGTCCGTGTGGGTCCGTATGGGTCAGTGTGGGTCAGTGTGGGTCCGTGTGGGTCCGTGTGGTTCAGTGTGGGTCAGTGTGGGTCCGTGTGGGTCCGTGTGGTTCAGTGTGGTTCAGTGTGAGTCCGTGTGGTTCAGTGTGGGTCCGTGTGGTTCAGTGTGGGTCCGTGTGGGCTTGGGTCAGTCTGGGTCAGTGTGGGTCAGTGTGGGTCCGTGTGGGTCAGTCTGGGTCAGTGTGGGTCAGTGTGGGTCCGTGTGGGTCAGTATGGGTCAGTCTGGGTCAGTGTGGGTCCGTGTGGGTCAGTATGGGTTTGTCTGGGTCAGTCTGGGTCAGTGTGGGTCAGTGTGGGTCAGTATGGGTCAGTATGGGTCAGTCTGGGTCAGTGTGGGTCCGTGTGGGTCAGTATGGGTCAGTATGGGTCAGTCTGGGTCAGTCTGGGTCAGTGTGGGTCCGTGTGGGTCAGTATGGGTCAGTGTGGGTCAGTGTGGGTCAGTATGGGTCAGTATGGGTCAGTATGGGTCAGTCTGGGTCCGTGTGGGTCAGTATGGGTCAGTGTGGGTCAGTATGGGTCAGTATGG